The Candidatus Cloacimonadota bacterium genome includes the window AATGATGATTTGTCAATTGTCGCGACAGGACCCTTAACTTCCGAAAAGCTGACTAAAAATCTCTCTAAAATAATTGGGAATGATTATCTTTATTTTTTTGATGCGATCGCTCCCGTAATTTCTGCTGATAGTATCGATAGAAATATTGTTTATAGGAAAACTCGTTATGATAAAGGAGAAGCAGATTACCTTAATTGTCCTTTTTCCAAAGAAGAGTATTTTCGATTTATTGAAGAACTGAACAAAGCTGAAAAACACACAGTGCACGAATTTGAAACAGAATTTTTCTCAAATATAAAATTCCAATTTTATGAAAACTGTACTCCCATTGAAGAACTTGCGAGACGAGGAAAAGATACTCTTCGTTTCGGGGTGATGAAACCGGTTGGTTTAGAAATTCCAAAAACAGGAAAACGACCTTTTGCAGTTATACAACTTCGAGCAGAAAATAAAGACAGAACTGCTTTTAATCTTGTCGGTTGTCAGACAATGCTGAAATATGGAGAGCAGAAGAGGATTTTCCGCAAAATTCCCGGAATGGAAAATGCTGAATTCCTTCGTTTCGGTTCGATCCATCGTAACACTTATTTGAATAGTCCCAGAATTTTGAATAAAAATCTATCTTTGAAAAAAAAACCGAATATTTTTATTGCGGGACAACTTTCCGGTGTGGAAGGTTATGCGGAATCGATCTGGAGCGG containing:
- a CDS encoding methylenetetrahydrofolate--tRNA-(uracil(54)-C(5))-methyltransferase (FADH(2)-oxidizing) TrmFO, whose product is MKKIKIVGAGLAGSEAALQLADAGWKVDLYEMRPKVQTPAHQTGNFAELVCSNSLKSKLITTASGLLKEEMKILGCKLIPIAEKYSVPAGNALAIDRKLFGRKVTEIMESHPNITILREEITELNDDLSIVATGPLTSEKLTKNLSKIIGNDYLYFFDAIAPVISADSIDRNIVYRKTRYDKGEADYLNCPFSKEEYFRFIEELNKAEKHTVHEFETEFFSNIKFQFYENCTPIEELARRGKDTLRFGVMKPVGLEIPKTGKRPFAVIQLRAENKDRTAFNLVGCQTMLKYGEQKRIFRKIPGMENAEFLRFGSIHRNTYLNSPRILNKNLSLKKKPNIFIAGQLSGVEGYAESIWSGLIVSKIIKKTLKSSLLFNSNFLPETTISGQLYSYLTTETKNFQPMNANFGLLPELGEKIKDKKLKKERLAERAIADLKTIYN